Within the Nerophis ophidion isolate RoL-2023_Sa linkage group LG01, RoL_Noph_v1.0, whole genome shotgun sequence genome, the region acaattttGTAAACAGTATAAAATATTTttcattaactttaaaaatatgttcacatattttaacatatttcaaTATTGTTAAATATATTGCAAAACAACCTgactacaaaaaatgtttttttcttatattaaaaaaaaacaacatttatattCTAATAGCATTCATTAATTGATTCGCAGCCAGAAAGTTACTGCACATTATGAATCTTCAAAACTCACAGCAATACTATGCATAGAATTCAAAATATAGCCAGTGATGCACGATGGCCAATTTAGTGGACACAAAATACATCACAATTTCTTCATAACACAAAATCAAACCTCAGAAATGTTAACtcttattcattattgatgttcCTAAACTTTTGTACCTGCATGGCTTTCCTAGAAAAAGAGGAATGGACAGATATTCCTCCCATTTTGCACTTATGAATGTCCGTTTTTTTGCATTTAGAACAGCTGACCAACAGGTGGCAGGGTATGGCAGGACACAATAGCAACTTtgaattttaaattaatttaaaaaattcagCTTTTGAATGGGTGTCCAATATAGTGACCATGATGCATCACAAAGGTAAAAAGAGTGCGAGGAATATTAtccggttgttttttttttagagactAAAAACAGGAATTTTGAGGCTGCATCTATTTTTGTGATCGGGTGGGAACCCTGGCAAGTAGCGGGATCTACTGTACTCTAAAAGAGAGGTTTCCAAAATTTTCCCCTGCACTGTGATTAAAATATGCAGTGACCATTTTGATATTCTTAAccgtgtattaaaaaaaaacttaaaaaagtgAGCTAATGTCTGTCACAATATGCTGAAAAAATAGCGTCCTTTTCAGctttgtgttaattttttttttttttaacagaatggCCTTATTTTTCCTTTCTAAATCAGACTGCCTAAATTTAACTTTAGaattccttttttcttttttttttagagctGCGGGCTGGCAATGGCCCCCGGGTCAGAAtttggacacctctgctctaAATAGACCCCAATATTGAAGCATGACAAATAAGAATgaggatgcaaaaaaaaaaaaaaaatgtgcaacacTATTTGAATGATAAAGATTTTAGCTGCAAAGATTAAGTTactgagtgcaagttaaaaaacaatagttaaaaaaaaaaacgtgataacTTCAAAAAATGTTGCCACGGTAATTGAGTGCAGGTATTTTTAAAGAAGAATAAACCCTACATAATTTGATCTAAAAAGTTGTTGGGCTACATTTACACCTGTGTTTGTTGTCAGTGCAGTCATCTTCAGTGACTCAGTAACTGGTTTCAAAATGACAGCCTTGTAACGGCATGAAGATTCCAGCTGGCTTGTCTATCACCTGACATTTTCCATAAaaacagagattttttttttcgctcccataaaaatcctttaaaatgtaagaattttccaaagttgaaaaaaaaaaaagttttgtaccTGGCTGACATCTGTGGATTGTGTTTGAGCAAACACAATGCAGCTGTAATAAAGCACAGCAAACCAACTCGGCATATTTTCACATTTTCTCTCGACGAGATGCTTGACACGCCACGCGCTCGCTCCCATGGTCGTGTGGCAAACGGGCCCTACGAGCCCGGTGGTCCTTTGGCGGGACATCCTATAGTAACAGCTGAATTCCTTGGCTGGTTTCTGTcagtaataaattaataaatactgATTGTGTCAGCTGAGTGTGTGGGACCCTGATCCGTGGTGCGCCTCCGGGTCAAAGACCCCACCCCCGGCCCCCCGGTGGCGTTCAGTCGATGCGGTTTCCGCATATGGTGAAGCGGTCTATCTCCAGCAAGTCTTTTTTGGGCGTTCTACGCGCGAGCACGTCCTCGTCCAGCCCCGTGTCGTTGTTGATGATTTTAATGACATCGTCCTCCCCATCGTCGGGGGTGGTGAGGAAAGCATCAGAGTCACTCTTAGGGAGCGCGGTGGGGGCGGGGATTTCTGGCACGTGTGCGGGCTGAGGGCTGACCGACGCCAAGGGTATTCCTCCTTTGTCTGTGGCAGGTTCTGTAGGAAAGGGTGAAAGCGAGGTGCAAAATTCTGCCGTTCAAAAACGAAAGAGTTGAGCCTTGATAGAAAGGACCTTCAGAGATTAAACAAAAGCTATTACTGGGATATAAGATACAATGATTGAAATGATAAATACCTTCTTACAATATTTCTCTGTGTTGTCTGTATATGTTTTTGATTGAACTACAGAAGTAAAACTTTCGCACAATACAGTAGTCTAATGTATTCAGAAGCACCTCTATGCAGCTCTGAAAATGTCATATATTGTCCTCTTTTGTTGAgtattttacattttagtttacaTTTGTTGTTGGCACTACCCAATGTatgaattaatgtatgtatatatatatatatatatatatatatatatatatatatatatatatatatatatatacacacacacatatacatacacacacacaaacatttatatatctgtctatatatattatatatttatagtatacatatttacatccacatatatgtacacacacacacacacacgtgtatatatatatatatatatatatatatatatatatatatatatatatatatatatatatatatatatatatatgtatatatatatatataaacatgtactaCATTTGTACTGTATTGTAATATTTACACGTATTGAATTTACAAATCTGTCTGTTTTCATACGACATCATTTTAAAGCAAAACATTTAAGcatttttaatttgaattttcATCTTTGTAACTAATAAATATACAAGTGTTTGTACTACATGTTAACCTTATTTTCTTTATTTGCACAtatgtattaaacagacaaaaacaCACAACCTTTAAATTATACGTGACAATGAAAATCTGATATTTTGCCATCAATTAAAAGTGATTGGCAAATGTTTTTGGCTCATGGAAATATTTTTTGTATAATCCTACAAACTAGCaaagtttatttttcaaaataactaataaagacaattattattacaataaattaatttaataaattaaaattattattattaaaaatatacatattttttgtacaaattctactaaattattatttttaattttagtaTTATAAAATcattatttaaaatgttaatataaatattttatttaaactttTAATAATATACAATCGTTATTTAAAATTTAATATAATaacattattgttttaattaCCATAACATCATTATTTGGAATATCATAgcatacttttaaaaaaatactataacattgttaatattatttgtatccttatcatcattattatttttattgtcattattattactaatattattatcataataacAGGTGAAGTGATGGATGGAGCTTTGTCTGTGCTACCTTGCTGGGGCGCAGTATGCGCTGCCTTGGTTCGATTAGCCCTGGAGTTGACGCGGCTGGAGCCGGCAGAAGGCGGCGGGTGGAAGAGCTTCTCCTCCATGTTGGCCTCTTTGACGAACATGCAAGATGTGCCGAGCAGAACTATGCTGTTGAGCACCTTCAGGGTGATCAGCCTGCTCAAAAAAACAACATGTCTTCAGGTGAATTAACAACTCAACTTGAAATTTAAAAAAGTGCTCCTGTAGGTCGAAATGTATTTACCCCAAATAAAAGAGCAGCACACATATGAAGGAGAGCGAACCCTGGATCTTCACTGAGCTGCTGACCACTCGTATCAGCTGGGGGAAAGAAACAAGGGCGTCGCATGACAGGAAATACACAAACACACGTGGTCAAAAAGACAGGGATACCAACCAGCAGTGCTAAAGGAAGAGGAATGAAGCCCATTCTTCTGGAGACAGAGTCGCTGTAGTCTGTGTaggcctacacacacacacacacacgcagaagtgaagtatatttatatagcgcttttatctagtgactcaaaacgctttacatagtgaaacccattatctaagttacacttCAACCAGTGTGAGAGCAGGTGGATTAATTATCTTGCCCaagcacacaacggcagtgactcggatggtggaagcggggatcgaacctggaaccctcaagttgctggcacggccgctcgacCAACCGACCCACGCCGCCACAATGTTAATAACAGACCAACACACAGGGTCCGTCTACTTGATGACTTTTGGTATGTACATTTTTCTGCCGACTGCTGACGAGGTCAAAGGCGAGACTGGCTCGGTATTCTCCGTACACCTGCAGCATGAAATACAAAAAAGGGGAACAAATCAGAACGCAGGTGTTTGACAAATATAGAGAAAATATACTGAATGTTGAATAACGCTATCATCATGTAGAAatagtaaaaaaacatatttatttctgTCGGAATGAGAGGTGATTCACCATAAGGACTAACTTCCCGTCAACAAAGTTTTAGCGATTAGCTTTGACAGTGTTGGAGATAAAGGAGTTAATCCCTTCATGTGGTACTGGGTTCCATTGCATAACCATGCTTCTTTCTATCggagacacaggaagtgtgaatGCTGGGCAGGAAAGGTCAGGTTGGTCACAGTGAGAGTTAGGGATGGGTGatgttcacatttgaactgaaATGGTACCAAATCCCAGTACCTGGGAGTCAATATTGATACTTAATGTtaccaattttctgtacttttgtgtgttaataaataataattgtttgACAATAAATGCTCTATATTTtactgcaacatttaaaaatgagctgactaTGAGAACTGGTGTCCAGGGGTTATATTGTTCTCGTTTGCAATAATGACATTAAGTTGCAAGCCCAAGACATGGTAGTGTCCTAAAAAGTGTTATACTGTAAGTATACCACTACTGTAAAACTGTAGTGCTGCAATACAGTAAGTATTGTAGCTGTTATGCACCACATGCTTGATTATAACGTACATCTTAGTTATATTttatgaaaggcctactgaaaagatattttcttattcaaacggggatagcaggtccattctatgtgtcatacttgatcatttcgaatattgccatatttttgctgaaaggatttagtagagaacatcgacgataaagttcgcaacttttggtcgctaataaaaaagccttgcctgtaccggaagtagcagaagatgtgcgcgtgacatcactggttgtagggctcctcacatcctcacattgtttacaatcatagccagcagcagctagagtgattcggaccgagaaagcgacaatttccccattaatttgagcgaggatgaaagatttgtggatgacgacagtgagaatgaaggactagaaaaaaaataaaaataaaaaaaatgaaaaaataaaaaaaggccagggcagtgggagcgattcagatgttattagacacatttacttatctgcttattgtgttactagtgttttagtgagattatatggtacctgaaatgcggaggggtgtggccacgggtgtggtgaccgccagtgtctgaggggaagccacgcagctgcaggaggacgcaagctccgctcatgtctacggtaagagctgacttattaccacaattttctcaccgaaacctgccagttgacatgtggtcgggaaccattttcgcttgaccgctctgttccatagttaagcttcacttttgggaattttaaacaaggaaacaccggctgtgtttgtgttgctaaaggcagccgcttcTCCCCTCTAtcattctactttgacttctccattattacttgaacaaattgcaaaagattcagcaacacagatgttcagaatactgtgtaattatgcaattaaagcagactacttatagcttggatcgggctggaataaaatgtccgctacaaccggtgacatcaaacgcacgcgtcatcataccgcgatgttttcaactgGATAcatcgcgtgaaatttaaaattgcaatttagtaaactaaaaaggccgtattggcatgtgttgcaatgttaagatttcatcattgatatataaactatcagactgtgtggtcggtagtagtgggtttcagtaagccttaaAAATTGCAAATGTATCTAGAGGGAGCCTGGCTGAGTCTGCTCTATGTGCTGCTGCGGTGATCGGCAAGTGCCGAGGTGGGAAGAACTGGATGAGTTGCCACTGTAACATGGTACCACTGGATTCGACGTTAATCGGTGCTCAGGAGGGCCGGCGGGTTGTGGTCGGTCCCAATAAAGTACCGCATTCGAAACATATCCCAAGTGAGAGTGTGCCTCTACATGTTCCGTTAGGACAGAGTAGTTTAGTGTCGTAAGATGGAGCAGGGGAATTTAAACATGTTTGGCTTtgacttttttgtgtttttgtgtcgAAGAGATATCCAACTCCTAATGCCTAATCAGCTTTAAAGAAAATCTCACTATGTTCAAAATTATTGTGTTCAGACAAATCTTTTGTGTACGAAAGCTTTGACGAAGGCTGAAGTGTCAGCGGGTAAGAAAACCTTTCTTACACAAACAAATATTTGTCTGAATACAATAATTTTGAACAAAGTTATTTGAGAAGACAAGATAAAACACAATCAATTTAATCTGAGAAAATCTCACTGTGTGATCTCCCATACAAACACTGTTGCTTAGTACTCAGTTGTATTAGTATGAGTTGTATTTGTTTCCCAATATCACCAGACAGATATACTGGAAGTATGCGGGAGGGACTCACGTCAGCACTGATGTCGTTGAATTTGGTGATGAACGCGTGCTTGACGACATCGACGGTCACCTCAGAGGCGATCACCATGGCGACGTCGGGAAATAGCACCCACAAGTGATCTGACGAAAAGAGACATGCATTTCAAATACTTCAAATCAAATCAGTCAAGGGAGATCTCTGCTCATTTGAGCCTACatatttcaggatttttaaacattttttaaagtgtatttcaACTGCTCTGTCCTGTACGGTGGCCGACAGAGGCAAAACGCACAGCAACgtccaaaacacacacaaacccctAACAAACATTAAATAAAGGGAAAACACAACTCAATAAATCTGTAACTCAATAATACTGTTGGAAAAAAGTTTaagaaaaaaagaatatttaCTTTTTCACTCCAAAAACTGGGCATTCTGCTTATTTATTTGTAAAACCCTCTAGGACCTAGCGCCACTGGTACGGCTTACTCAGATATGAATGCGTAGATTCCGCCTTCAGGCTTGTCAGGCGCGTCAACACGGCCACCGTATTGAGCAGACAGATCAGACTTGTGTGCAATTACCTGGACCCAACATTTGAGTCTTTGGTACACCTTTGTCCCAGTTCACTAATGCAGTAAATACACACGGCTTCCCCCTGCTCAAGatgatggtaaatggtaaatgtgttgtacttgtaaagcgcttttctacctttttattttaaggaactcaaagcactttgacatcatttccacattcacccatccactgatggcaggagctgccatgcacagcACTAactaggacccatcaggagcaagggtgaagtgtcttgcttaaggacacaacggacatgactaggatggttgaaggtggggattgaaccagtaaccctcagaatgctggcatggccactctcccaacttcgccacgccgtccccatgatGGCCGCTTTGACACATCGTTCCAGCGGGTACTTCCTTGTTGCATGCTAACTTTCATTTTTATTCTATACTACCGTTATCTTTTGGGGATTTATGTATGTTTTGGGGGTTTGCGCCGCACTCGTGTGCTGTTTTTGTGAAGTTGTATGTGTTTTGGCAGTTTGCGTGTGGTTTGGTCGTTTGCTGCGCGTTTGCCTCAGTCGGCCAGCATAATCCTGGGACTGTATATGAACAAAACTATTGGAACACTTAGTTGATCAACTACAGGAATTGAAAACGGAAGATAACTGCCTGGACAAGTCAGAGTGGTCACCAGTAAATGCCAGGGTATCTCTTTTCTAGTACGTCCAATATCACCCAAGCAGGTCGTTATGGACCTCCCCCCAAACGGTTCAAAGGACGCATGCGATTGTCCAAAATGTCCCGTTAAAGATGACAAATTCAGTCCATAGCCTGACTGATTAATAGGCCGGTCCCAATAGTTTTGTGCAAATTGTGTACGTTTGGCACACAAAGAGCTTAGTCTTTTTACAGCACTTTTGGCATttaattagccatttttaatacgGATTAAGGTGCGTCTCTGCCGACTGTATTTACCAGGATTCCAGGAGAACTGCTCCATGTTTCTCAGGCAGACGATGAGCAGGAGGATGTAGTTTGTGAACCTCTCTTTTATATCtgtggaaaacaaaaacaaaaatcaatcCTGGATTAACCTACTTTCCACATGTGTGCGCACATGTGATTTCTAAAATTTACCTTCAGCTAAAGTTAGGAGAGTAATACGTGTCTGTAACCTCCCCGACCCCGTTTTGTATCTTTTGCTCACTTACCGCTATTTGACATCTGGAAAAGGTTGTTCTTCTCAAACTTTTTGAAGACGCTTCCTTTGATCTCCACAAACTGCAAGAGGACAAAAATCAAATGGAAAAACAGGACATAACTTTAGGTACAACTGCACATTTCATAAAGAGTGTCTCGATTCGATTTGGATATCGGCCAGATAACTGCAAAAAATAAGTATTGGATTATATCTGCTTGCATCTAAAATGTCCAATATAGACCCTCCGATACACCCaatcctgcagcgcgtttacttgtgcaaagcttaACATCTAGAAGCTTAACATCTAGAAGTCCACCAATAACCACACAAGGTCGGTTGTTTCTTGTGGTATAGTGAAGTCATttataaaaggtaaacatggtaggctagaGGCTACAAGGGgaaagcagctacacaacaggtaTGCATACACGAGCACAAAAGTTAACATCATTCAACTGTGTCATGGGCttaatatttaattaattattgtgaccactggGTGTCGtcaaaaaaacaattacattcCACTTAAATTCAACTTATCTGACTTACAACAGCAAAAGACTTACaaaatttgtaaataaatagatatgatgaGAGATAATTAGCAAGCGAGATCcgtgataaatgggttatacttgtatagcgcttttctacaaggtaatcaaagcgcttcgacactatttccacattcacacaatgatggcgggagctaacatgcaaggccctaaccacgacccatcaaagacacaacggacgtgacgagattggtaagaggtggggatcaaaccaggaaccctcaggttgctaggaTTTCCACTCTCTCAACTGCTCCACGCCGCCCCCTGATGATGTAGAGGTGAGAACCACAGATCTCTTTACCATCAACAACAATTTTAATCATGCAGACGTTGTGGGAGATAA harbors:
- the tapt1b gene encoding transmembrane anterior posterior transformation protein 1 homolog, whose translation is MADSQSTGLGEETAKASWGSTAWKTPRFERPKDTVGGAGNLRFDDNDGGHNKGRKRNLSDLSLVRFVTTELTRGYFLEHNEAKYTERRERVYTCLRIPKELEKLMTFGFFLCLDAFLYVFTLLPLRVLLALLKLITVPCCGLGGTRLLQPAQVCDVLKGFIMVLCYSMMSYVDYAMMYHLIRGQSVIKLYIIYNMLEVADRLFSSFGQDILDALYWTATEPKEKKRAHIGVIPHFLMAVLYVFLHAILIMVQATTLNVAFNSHNKSLLTIMMSNNFVEIKGSVFKKFEKNNLFQMSNSDIKERFTNYILLLIVCLRNMEQFSWNPDHLWVLFPDVAMVIASEVTVDVVKHAFITKFNDISADVYGEYRASLAFDLVSSRQKNAYTDYSDSVSRRMGFIPLPLALLLIRVVSSSVKIQGSLSFICVLLFYLGLITLKVLNSIVLLGTSCMFVKEANMEEKLFHPPPSAGSSRVNSRANRTKAAHTAPQQEPATDKGGIPLASVSPQPAHVPEIPAPTALPKSDSDAFLTTPDDGEDDVIKIINNDTGLDEDVLARRTPKKDLLEIDRFTICGNRID